The following is a genomic window from Pygocentrus nattereri isolate fPygNat1 chromosome 8, fPygNat1.pri, whole genome shotgun sequence.
CATCCAGAGCTAATCCTCAAAGAGGCTACTGGATCATGAAGGCAACACAAAAGCTACAGTTCATGTATAGTATTCTGCACTGCAGAGCACTGCAAATGCAATGGTAGCACCGTATATGTCCTATCAAAATCTCTTCTAAGATGACttttaacacattaaataaaCTCTTccggcttttttttctttcatggcAAAAAGGTCACAAAGTTCTTTTGTGCACAGCCCAGCAGAACGGAGGTGCTCCTGCCAAAAAACAGTTACTCCCTGTCCTCAAATCTATTAAAGACACACCTCTTTTATCTCAGCCAAATCAATAACACTGTATTCACAAAAATATTCAGGGTTTCAGTcctgaaaaaaaatacagagaccAATTAGGTCTACTAGGAGTGAATTTCTCTGCTGAATTTTTCTGGAGCGAATGACGAATAAACTTATGAAATATTATGTAaggaggatgaagaggaaaaaacatatcACTCCTCGTAAAGCAGAGAATATCCGTGTTTGAAATGTGCTGGACTGTTGAGCACAATTGCCTTTCCGGTCATAGAGAGACGAAAAGCGCTGGGatatttattaacagtggctGTTTGATAGTTTTTCTAGGAAAGACTACTGAAGCATGGTGGGTGTGATAGAAACACAAATGACTTTTGCTTGTGAAAGGAGACTGTGAAATCTGCTCATGATCTTAAGCGCCATTGTTTGGACACATACCTTCTGTTGCTGTGCATAACATCAATAATTCTGCTCATAAAACCAAAATCGATAATCCAACCTCGCCTGTGTCCTTTCAAAGCCACATATAAAATACAGGCAGGATACCAAGATAATGTGGATTAAATATTAACTGTACCACCATGGTcctaatatatattttaagcaAAATGACATCTTCTAATGCAATAAAGCAACGAGAGCCCCAGAGATGGACAATGAACTTGCAGCCTTTTTATCACTGATCTACTTAGAGCTATAAAAATACCAACCATAAAAAGATTCCAGTGAAGGTGGTATTAATGATGTGTTGATAACACTGTGTCTGTTGAGCTgtggtttattttgtttatattgcaGATATATATATGGATTTATATATATGGAGTTTATATTGCAGATATTTGCCCATTCGTACCACCAGGGTCCAGGAAAGAGTATGGGCAGATAAAATCACTACCACTGTTACCCACAGTACCAGTGCTAGCACTTAGTATTCAATGTATCTTTCAACAAATTTGTGCTTGCTTCAGTTTTGCTTATGTCACTGGGATCTAGCTCCAGGTTTACTAATATTGTGTTTAGCCAGATAGTAATGAAGTTCCCATCAGTTATGATGCAATTTCTCTAGTGTTCATTGTAATCAGTCTTTCTGTTTACATAACATTCAAAAGCAACTAAGCAAAATGTTGCAGAATGTCTGACTTCACAGTTCCAGTGTTGATGCCATGGTCATTATCAGGCCCTGAATTGGCATCTTAAGATAGTCTCTTCGCGTACAAAGGTGTTCATGACATCAAATCAGAGAGTTAACAGAGACCATGGAACAAAAATGGGCTTTTTATGACTTTATGACCTGCTTGACGTCTCTCAAGTATACATGTGCCATAAATGGTTTTTTCAGGTTGACATTAAAGCACAGATTATCAGATATATAGATTTCAGAGGGTACTGTGTAACGAGAGCACCATTAGCATCATTATCATCCTGCCAGAATCTTCTACACTGTTAAACTTCAGGTTCTTTTATGGATCTTGGCTTGTACCGTACAATTCTATTAACAACCTATACCTGATGTAGAAGCTTTACATTAAGTGGacgttctttaaactttgaaaagaactttaaaagattTGGCTGGTCACATGTCAtttgcaaacagcagtgattctCAGGTAGTCCCAGAGAGTTCCCAGATGCTCAATCCCAACTCCCAACACATAGCAAAATGTGCACCATCTTGGGTTCACTGAAAACCAGTTGTttatccactgaaaggttctttaagaaGACAAAGGTGATTTTTCTACAGCATTGTTCCAAAGGCAGCTTCATCTTTAAGAATGTACTCCTCACCTGGCTTCATCTGACTAATTCTTCACATGTGGAACTGCCCCTCCAGACTAAACATGTCAAACTGTATCACATTTTACAAGCTGTGCTTGTGTGCATGGATGttttcatggaaaaaaaaaaatcattcttgGTTTGATCCTGAATTGCAAACAGGTGCCAAATCCTCACGGGCAACTGCGTGTAATCTGTTGTTGACAATTTAATCTGTTACAACACGTCAGCATGCATTCATTGTCTGCCAATTGACTTTATGTATACAGTCTGTCAATTATTAGAAGTGGGTTTATGAGCTTCTCAGAGTTTTGGAACCAAGACTTTGCCTATTGAAGGTTGTGAACATGCAAATGTCAGATGTTGGAATTGTTGCTTCATGCAGACATTAAGACTGGAATGTAAATAGAGCATACTTTTTAAGTGAAGAATACTTTGCAATTTCTCTCTTCTAAAATACTGAAGTCTAAGAGAAGAGTGCCATTAAAGCATAACCTTGCTTTCAGGGCATTAATCTGTGTTCCTAGTGTTAACTCTGGTGCATAACACACATCCTGTCAGGAAATGAGCAGTAATTAAACTTCCCCCAGGAATTCTGCCCCCATGGGCTAGGTGACACACTTTATATCAAGGTCTTTGGATAAACTTGATTGATTGAGTTCAACACTGTGATTGGTGTATTGTGCATGGGAGTCTACAATAAAGGGATTAGACAGTGTGCATGGAATGCAAAGCTACATGTCAGTGGCGGTTTAGACAACAGTGTACATTTGCATTCTTCAAATAGATGGAATGGTTTGTCCGTGGATTTCTCTGTGTGAGTGGAAGTTGCGAGGCATTTTACTTAAATTAATAgttaaatttacttgattcataGGTTCACATCATTTCCAAATACATTGCATCaagaatgttttgtgtttctttttcattaattttgttgatgtaatatatctGAATCAAATTCAGTGCATTACATTCCTCAGTGCAACAAAGTTAAAGGCCTTATAAATTCCATCGGTTTGAGAAATCCATAAAGTAATGTGCATGTTCAGAAAATGTGCTAGCAAGAGCTGCTGACAACTTTTCTATCTAGGAAGTTCAATCCATTACTTTCTTCAATACATTGTCAGTTTACACCCAAAGTTCTCTTAAGCCCTCAAACTAAGCGAGAAAGCAAATCACTTGAAGCATTCCATTCATGGATTGAGAAATCTATGCTATGAGTTACTTAGCAGGTCTAATTACTGAATATCTGTGTTAGCTTGTGCTTACAGTCTTATTGATATGAGATTATGGATTTAGTTGAAAGAAAACTGTGGTACAAtagaaatattgaaataaaacaCTAACTCTCACAATAAtgcttaacctcttaaactctaaAGACATCTTGGTAGGTCCAGATCGATTCATACTTGTTTCATAATAtttcctgaataattcacagaacCTTCCAGACAATAAGCCTTAAGATTAAGAGCCTAGTTTCTAGAGGGAAGTTTCTGGCACAATAAGGTCAGAAGTTTTCCAGAACTGTTGTGTAAGAATGGTGTACCTGTGGAAGAAGAGGAGGATAGACAGCATGGTCTGGTCAATGTTGCTGTTGCAGATGCCCTCGTTGAGCAGGTAGCAGGGGTCCCGGACCACCGATTCCAGCGAGTCCTGCCTCATGATGTTGTTGAGCTTGTCTGTGTTGAGGTTGTGGAAAAGTAGCTGGTCGCGGAGCTGCCTGAAGTGGTTGACGGAGGTGGGGCTGCCCAGGCTGGCGTGGCCAGGACGTCCTGGCTCGGGCTCGCAGCCGTTGGCCAGGTCCaggcagcagctgcagcagtcCAAGCCGATGGGCGAGCGGCACTCCTCGTCCGACATTGTGACAGGTAGAGGTCCTCTCACAAAGTCACACTCACGACGCGCACAGCCAGCAGGCAGTGCTGACAGCAGCCTCTTCTTCAGATGAGTTTCTCCAGCAAAGCGTGCATGTAGACCTCCTCGAGCGGCTGCCTCGCAGGTGCTCTTGTTGGAGTCCCAGGTGGTGAGGTGAAAGATGTGTATGCGTGTGATTCTTCCCTGAGAGTGACAGCGGCTGGTGTGTGCGCAAGTAAGACTGTTTGAGAGTATGTGAGCCACGCTGCTTTTGTGTGCAGGGGGGCAGGCGATTCAGCAGGAGCGTGCTTGAAAGCAAAACCAGAAGCTGcttagctttttttttcctccctcctccctcctccctcctccctcctccgcctcctcctctcctcaccCTGCACTTTTCCCTGCCCCTGTGCgtgaggacagagagagacggagggtgGGGAAACCCCTGTGATTGGTAAGAGATTTCGCtcagcacacacatgcagctcCTCCCttatgcactcacacacactcactcttgaGCTCCACATCACAAGTAGGGGAGGAACCAagtcagacagagaaaaaaaaaaacaagaaatgaggCAAAACCATGCTTCTCTACATGCTTACGTGAAATATATAGCCTCAATTTTGTATAGCCAAAATATATAGTCTTGgcacccatatatatatatatatatgtgtgtgtgtgtgtgtgtgtgtgtgtgtgtgtgtgtgtatgtgtatgtgtgtgtttagaataagaaaaagaatgtgtgtttgttattATTTCTTGTTATTAATTTGATGATGTTGTTGATGTTGCTGCAGTCATTActgtcattatcatcatcatcaactcTAAAACTGTTACATCAAGTATTTCATGCTTTGCCAACAATGTATTTTAGACAGTCATGTCAATAAAATTACTGTGAATTGAAttaagtgtgagtgtgagacagacagagagagagagagagagagagagagaatcagatagagagagagagagagagagaaaagagagacagagagatgctaaaagacagagaaaaaatacagtcagggagaaaagcaaagaatagagtgagagacagagcgagagaatagagagaaacagagagacagagatggggaATAAGAGCGATTGAGATGgaaacagaaggaaagaaaagcgaaaaaaagagagacataCAAACAGACAGCGGGAGGGGGGGGGATCCACccatccaaacacacacacacacgcgcacacacacacacacacacacgtatacacacacacacacacactgtaacacaGGCACGCACTCAGACAGGCAAAGATGCTGCTTCCTTTCTGTTTATTACACTCCATTAAACACAAATGcatgtatctgtctctctctcgctctctctctctctctctctctctctctctctctctctcactgctttGTTTATAGCTGGTTATGAAAGCATCTTGGCTATGTGTCTCCATTCCCGCCTCAATTGTTGACTTGTACAGCAACTTGCAAGTAATGTTCCATGACCACTGATTCAGCCTAAGCGCACCGTTCTAGAACCGCTGTGTAATTACAGACTGAACGTTCTgtctctgtgcatgtgtgtgtttgtccgtatgcatgtgtgtgtttgtccgcATGCATGCTAGCTCTCCAGACAGACAGCTATGTAATGCCTGTGGAAAGAATACAGGAATGTCTGTGTAAAGTCCACCTGGATTGTTTTGCATTGAACTTATGCACCTAGGTTGTGTTCTGTGGGTGTAGTCCATATTTCACTTCAGAATGTATTCTCTGTGGAGGGATATGTAGGGCGCCCCCCCCATATCAGACAGATAGAGCGCATTGATTGTGCAAACAGGGTcgctgttgtttttctttcatgaGATAGAGACTTGCTGTGGTTTTGCCTTGACATTGCATGCAAAAGTCAAGAGACTGCCACAGACCACATGACCACAAAAACATCGACTTATATATCAGTTCCCCcaataaaatgcacaaaaatgtaAGTATGATGTTGAAGCATGAAAACTGACCTTTAAGGTGAAGTTTCCTGTTTTGTGCAGAAAGAAGCAGTTCTCATAAACACTCAGGCCTGTTTGATATGTGCAGAGACAGATCTGCTGTGTTATGTCACTGACCACCAGGCTCACTCAATATCAGTATCTCCAAAGCTGTTGTGACATATGGCACTTGTCATATCAGTGGACTGTAAATCTTTGGCCAGACAGCATTTGCTCACAGTGTTATGTAAAGTGTGTTATGTAAAGTATTTGTCAAATATGTCCAATTTTGCACTCCAGTTCTCCTGCAGCACTCCAATAAAAAAGGTTGGTCAAAGGTTTGGAAATTAAATGgccattacacacttctgttttttttaagaatgacTCAGTCACTTTGCATTATattccatgtagttactgaaaacgTATATTAAAAGGCACAAAGCAGCAGAGATGCTGTCATTAATATAGAATAATggaattaaatacaaaaaaggatTTAGGAAATAAATATCAACAACTGAAATGTTACTGAGTAAAAAGCACATTGATTTCACCACAAATGTACTTTATATAGTGGAGTATGTTTGTAAGTGTTTGTAAATTTGTAAgttgtcatttaaaaatgagttttaCAAATCCATGAAAATTTTGCCAAACTGAGTGAATGTAACTGAACTGAGTGCCCTGCCTTTCACCCAGTGACTGGTGGGATACACTACAGCTCCCCCCGTAGCACAGAAAGATAAgcggcttgtgtgtgtgtgtgtgtgcgtgtgtgtgtgtgtgtgtgtgtgtgtgtgtgtgtgtgtgtgtgtgtgtgtgtgtgtgaatgtaagTTGTTTTCTGGAGACCACTAAGGTGGACAGGTGTACTCAGGAGAGTTATAGGTTTAATGCAGTGAAATTATCACTGCCCCCTGTTGTTTAAGCACAGGAATGACAGGGCGTTACTGAGAACAACAACACCATGATGCAATATATACCTGAGTGTAATCACTTCACCTCTTTTTAATCTGACCAGCCTAAAATATCCATGTATTTACATTCTTATTTACATCTAAAGCTTTTGAGAGAATCCAGAGTAACATACAGATGTGCTGCATTGTCTATTTGCTAAGCTTGTGCAAAGAGCACAGAGCTAAATGATACTTTTAGGTTGAGACACtgccaaaaacaataaacagagaTAGATACACAATACAGAGTGATAATAATCagtcttttatttgtttattcattcatttgtgtatttacttattttggGTGATTATTTCAAGAGGTTCTTAAACATACATTGTGCACTTAAAAAGTGAAGAGGTCTATACTACTTACTTCCGTTCTTAagttatatttaatatacataATGGACATTATGGAACTAGACCATAAATATTCTTGATAATCTATGTCCCACAGTATGGTGGGCAGATTGTTTGGGAGTTTTGTTTTAGAGGCTGTCACTCCCTTCACATATATCTCTCACAGTCTTCAGGCCTGAAGGTTATTTATCCATTAAAGTCACCTCCCTTTCCATTGAGTTGTTTCAGCCGGTAATTAAAGAAACATAACTCTGAGTATCTGACAGCAACCTGCCTGTTTGTTCAGCTAGTACTTTGTAGATGGGAATGTTGTATTGCGTTACATTCCATCCCTCACCCATGCCATCGGGCCTTCTCGGCAAACACACTCATCTGACCCAGCCTCTGCATTACCTCAGCCACTCTCACACTTTCATCCAGGCTCTGTTAACATCTGACAGCTCTTCACTAATACTTTGTACATATTGCAACATCCatttgcttctttttctctttatgaATAATAGGTTTTGCTATGTGatttttagaatatttaaacaaaaacatttaaatatttgacATGCCACTTATTCACCTTGTTTATTAGCCTCATGAACATGATTTTCATAGTTTTTGGCCACACGTTCTAAAAAAAGTACATCTTTGTTCACTCCCCCAAGTCTTTGTAAAGGGTGGTCAAAATGACCCCTATGCACTCCATGGAGAGTCTTAACTGACCATTATACTTTTTGACAAGttttctctgaaagagtgtttTATTTCTTGGTGTGCAATGTAATAATGTTAGTTTCAGAAGACATATTTACATGACTTCTACTTTTGTAATCATAggttttatcataatttttcaTCTTTGtcaaaatttttattttgaagaatATTTCATCATTTGACATGTTTGATTCTTCACAATACAGTCGTTTTAAGCTGGATGCagtcaatttttatttaataaatcttttttgtatttaatgtaatgtttttttaatgtaatgttttgtaaTACAGTAACTTGGATGTGGTAGTGTAGggtacattttgtttattattactgtatttctgaaactccatccatccatccattatcttccgcttctcaggggttcgggtcacggggggcagcatcctaagcaatgaggcccagacctccctttccccagccacttccactagctctccgggggggattccgaggtgctcccaggccagctgggcaatatagtcatgccagcgtgtcctgggtcttccccggggtctcctcccaggtggacttgcctgtaactcctcccaagggaggcatccaggaggcatcctaaccagtacctgaaccacctcagctggctcctctcgacgtgaagaagcagtggctctactccaagtccctcctggatgaccgaacatctcaccctatctctaagggagagtccagacacgctgcggaggaaactcatttcggccacttgtattcgcgatcttatgcTTTCGGTCATttcccaaagctcatgaccagaggtgagggtgggaatgtagatcgaccagtaaatcgagagccttgccttatggctcagctctttctttaccacaacagaccggtaaagagcccgcatcactgctgacccagcaccaatccgcctgtcaatctcccgctcctttgtaccatcactcgtgaacaagaccccgagatacttgaactcctccacttgaggcaagagcttatcctcaacccagagagggctctccacccttttctgcctgagaaccatggcctcagatttagaggtactgtttctcatcccagccgcttcacactcggctgcaaaccgatccagcgaaagctgaagttcatggcctgatgtccccaataggaccacatcatctgcaaacagcagcaatgtgaccttgaggtcaccaaactggacaccctccatcacctgactgcgcctagaaatatTATGCGCCATAAATATTATGAAttgaatcggtgacaaaggacAGCCCTG
Proteins encoded in this region:
- the tsc22d3 gene encoding TSC22 domain family protein 3 isoform X1 — protein: MSDEECRSPIGLDCCSCCLDLANGCEPEPGRPGHASLGSPTSVNHFRQLRDQLLFHNLNTDKLNNIMRQDSLESVVRDPCYLLNEGICNSNIDQTMLSILLFFHSASGASVVAIDNKIEQAMDLVKNHLMYAVREEVEILKEQIKELAEKNNQLERENSLLKNLASPEQLEKFQSRLPSEALLPMEAQDLEASEQGGQYSGMGSAV